Proteins co-encoded in one Acidobacteriota bacterium genomic window:
- a CDS encoding M48 family metallopeptidase, producing the protein MPKKNPESESSDLAKIHSVRCRYCGQKNNVKEDYQNNAANCGKCKLPLSNGPHKKFSDLHKNDYVHPLDKKALAALKAIPGVDSVLKKLLAWTGESAIRVSFMASAIKVTPTQCPDLYAKLQIACTTLGVAMPDMFVQQNPMVNAFTGGVEKPIIVLHSALIERLNDEETLAVIAHEVGHMHAEHVLYLTAARLMEVLANISVARLVPGSEILKLIVSMGISSALLSWARRAELSCDRAALLVVQDPHVIGRTMMKLAGGTFASKIDYDLFLEQGREFKKNYDEKALDRFWADTMNAGLSHPFPIWRVAEILEWADSDEYNGLIAKK; encoded by the coding sequence ATGCCAAAAAAGAATCCTGAATCAGAAAGCTCAGATCTGGCCAAAATTCACTCGGTACGCTGTCGTTATTGCGGCCAGAAGAATAATGTAAAAGAAGATTATCAAAACAACGCCGCCAATTGCGGCAAATGTAAGCTGCCGCTCTCGAACGGCCCGCACAAGAAATTTTCCGATCTGCATAAGAACGATTACGTTCACCCGCTCGACAAAAAAGCTCTCGCCGCATTGAAAGCGATCCCGGGAGTTGATTCGGTCCTCAAGAAGCTGCTCGCATGGACCGGCGAATCGGCGATCCGCGTCTCGTTCATGGCGAGTGCGATCAAGGTCACTCCGACGCAGTGCCCCGACCTTTACGCAAAACTCCAGATCGCGTGTACGACACTAGGCGTCGCGATGCCGGATATGTTCGTTCAGCAGAACCCGATGGTCAACGCCTTCACCGGCGGCGTCGAAAAGCCGATCATCGTCCTCCACTCGGCCCTGATCGAACGCCTTAACGACGAGGAAACGCTCGCGGTCATCGCTCATGAGGTCGGCCACATGCATGCCGAACACGTTCTCTATCTGACGGCGGCTCGTTTGATGGAGGTTCTCGCAAACATTTCGGTCGCGAGACTGGTGCCTGGCTCTGAGATCCTCAAACTGATCGTTTCGATGGGCATCTCCAGCGCCCTGCTCTCGTGGGCACGCCGTGCCGAGTTGAGCTGTGACCGAGCGGCCTTGCTCGTCGTCCAGGATCCTCACGTGATCGGACGAACGATGATGAAGCTCGCCGGCGGTACGTTTGCGTCGAAGATCGATTACGACTTGTTTCTCGAGCAAGGCCGTGAATTCAAGAAGAATTACGACGAAAAGGCTCTCGACCGTTTTTGGGCTGACACGATGAATGCCGGCTTATCGCATCCGTTTCCGATCTGGCGTGTTGCCGAGAT